The Ictalurus furcatus strain D&B chromosome 5, Billie_1.0, whole genome shotgun sequence genome includes a region encoding these proteins:
- the mbd4 gene encoding methyl-CpG-binding domain protein 4 isoform X1 — MAASTEQIDTSLPPGWTRETRQRKQGKTAGKMDTYIVSPQGKRFRSKAELQKYLLTEECVHLDLDAFDFTTKIKAQSQKSNSEKPQQKKRKTGRRKAQQTNQTAENHPGAAVGEMQNIEIETQVEEKNSTEAQVQKIKSDEEEQTDVKGKIVEASSSVGENGLAAVPAISVHAASESEGEDKAEEEKEESDEVSDSQKSNSGIGSTVRNTQNGTNLRSQKRRTSPYFKRKNDGLSPPKRKAFRKWTPPRSPFNLVQETLFHDPWKLLVATIFLNRTSGKLAIPVLWQFFERYPSAEVTRASDWKPLADLMQPLGLNSLRAKTLIRFSDEFLTKSWRYPCELYGIGKYGNDSYRIFCVGDWREVTPEDHKLNKYHAWLWENHKQLGI, encoded by the exons ATGGCTGCCAGTACTGAACAGATAGACACATCGCTCCCTCCTGGATGGACGAGAGAGACAAGACAACGAAAGCAGGGCAAGACAGCAGGCAAAATGGACACTTACATTGTCAG TCCTCAGGGTAAACGCTTCAGGTCCAAAGCAGAACTCCAGAAGTACCTGCTTACTGAGGAATGTGTCCATCTGGATCTGGACGCTTTTGACTTCACgacaaaaatcaaagcacagtCTCAAAAATCCAACTCTGAAAagccacaacaaaaaaaaagaaaaacaggaaggaGAAAAGCACAACAGACAAATCAAACTGCAGAAAATCATCCTGGGGCAGCTGTGGGAGAAATGCAAAACATAGAGATAGAGACACAGGTGGAGGAGAAGAACAGTACGGAAGCCCAGGTGCAGAAAATAAAGAGTGACGAAGAAGAACAAACAGACGTCAAGGGCAAAATAGTGGAAGCATCCAGCAGTGTTGGAGAAAACGGACTGGCCGCTGTGCCTGCCATAAGTGTGCATGCAGCATCGGAGAGCGAAGGAGAGGATAAagcagaggaggagaaagaagaaagcgATGAAGTGAGTGACAGCCAAAAAAGTAACTCGGGGATTGGCTCAACTGtcagaaacacacaaaatg ggACAAACTTACGTTCACAGAAGCGGAGAACCAGTCCATACTTTAAAAGGAAGAATGATG GTCTCAGTCCTCCAAAGCGTAAAGCGTTCAGGAAGTGGACTCCACCACGTTCCCCCTTCAATCTGGTACAAGAAACCTTGTTTCATGACCCATGGAAGCTTCTAGTGGCCACCATCTTCCTCAACAGAACTAGCG ggaaaTTGGCAATACCTGTGTTGTGGCAGTTTTTTGAGCGTTACCCATCTGCTGAAGTAACGCGTGCCAGTGACTGGAAGCCACTTGCTGATCTCATGCAGCCGCTCGGTCTCAACTCTCTACGAGCCAAAACACTCATCCGCTTCTCCG ATGAGTTCCTCACCAAATCATGGCGGTATCCATGTGAGCTCTATGGCATCGGCAAATATGGCAACGATTCATATCGCATATTCTGTGTGGGAGACTGGAGagag gtcACCCCAGAAGACCACAAGCTGAACAAGTATCACGCGTGGCTGTGGGAAAACCACAAGCAGTTAGGCATCTGA
- the mbd4 gene encoding methyl-CpG-binding domain protein 4 isoform X2, which yields MDERDKTTKAGQDSRQNGHLHCQGKRFRSKAELQKYLLTEECVHLDLDAFDFTTKIKAQSQKSNSEKPQQKKRKTGRRKAQQTNQTAENHPGAAVGEMQNIEIETQVEEKNSTEAQVQKIKSDEEEQTDVKGKIVEASSSVGENGLAAVPAISVHAASESEGEDKAEEEKEESDEVSDSQKSNSGIGSTVRNTQNGTNLRSQKRRTSPYFKRKNDGLSPPKRKAFRKWTPPRSPFNLVQETLFHDPWKLLVATIFLNRTSGKLAIPVLWQFFERYPSAEVTRASDWKPLADLMQPLGLNSLRAKTLIRFSDEFLTKSWRYPCELYGIGKYGNDSYRIFCVGDWREVTPEDHKLNKYHAWLWENHKQLGI from the exons ATGGACGAGAGAGACAAGACAACGAAAGCAGGGCAAGACAGCAGGCAAAATGGACACTTACATTGTCAG GGTAAACGCTTCAGGTCCAAAGCAGAACTCCAGAAGTACCTGCTTACTGAGGAATGTGTCCATCTGGATCTGGACGCTTTTGACTTCACgacaaaaatcaaagcacagtCTCAAAAATCCAACTCTGAAAagccacaacaaaaaaaaagaaaaacaggaaggaGAAAAGCACAACAGACAAATCAAACTGCAGAAAATCATCCTGGGGCAGCTGTGGGAGAAATGCAAAACATAGAGATAGAGACACAGGTGGAGGAGAAGAACAGTACGGAAGCCCAGGTGCAGAAAATAAAGAGTGACGAAGAAGAACAAACAGACGTCAAGGGCAAAATAGTGGAAGCATCCAGCAGTGTTGGAGAAAACGGACTGGCCGCTGTGCCTGCCATAAGTGTGCATGCAGCATCGGAGAGCGAAGGAGAGGATAAagcagaggaggagaaagaagaaagcgATGAAGTGAGTGACAGCCAAAAAAGTAACTCGGGGATTGGCTCAACTGtcagaaacacacaaaatg ggACAAACTTACGTTCACAGAAGCGGAGAACCAGTCCATACTTTAAAAGGAAGAATGATG GTCTCAGTCCTCCAAAGCGTAAAGCGTTCAGGAAGTGGACTCCACCACGTTCCCCCTTCAATCTGGTACAAGAAACCTTGTTTCATGACCCATGGAAGCTTCTAGTGGCCACCATCTTCCTCAACAGAACTAGCG ggaaaTTGGCAATACCTGTGTTGTGGCAGTTTTTTGAGCGTTACCCATCTGCTGAAGTAACGCGTGCCAGTGACTGGAAGCCACTTGCTGATCTCATGCAGCCGCTCGGTCTCAACTCTCTACGAGCCAAAACACTCATCCGCTTCTCCG ATGAGTTCCTCACCAAATCATGGCGGTATCCATGTGAGCTCTATGGCATCGGCAAATATGGCAACGATTCATATCGCATATTCTGTGTGGGAGACTGGAGagag gtcACCCCAGAAGACCACAAGCTGAACAAGTATCACGCGTGGCTGTGGGAAAACCACAAGCAGTTAGGCATCTGA
- the LOC128607611 gene encoding protein disulfide isomerase Creld1, with product MYSSSPLFLILVFTFDLSMLTVQAGPCQSCRKLTENFIKGLERTANKNFGGGNTAWEEEKLAKYARSETRLLEIVETACEKTDFECNKLLEQIEDQVETWWFHRQQEAPDLFEWLCIEELRLCCPAGRFGPECAECPSGPGGVCGGLGRCEGEGTRLGDGECVCDPGYSGPLCQDCADGYYREKNSNHSQPPCSACYHSCKKCTGPQDYKCLDCKPGWILHDNKCVDVDECGTELARCSSNTYCFNTDGSYECRGCDQACVGCMGSGPARCKKCSRGYRLTGAKCLDVNECKEKAIACPGLNEACINEEGSFRCECAEGFIRRDSICVENLPPSDPDKGLFDDMTDDEVLVLQQMFFGVVICALATLAAKGDMVFTAIFIGGVAAMAGYWLSEKGDRMLDGILKGR from the exons ATGTACTCCTCGTCGCCTCTGTTCCTCATTCTGGTGTTTACCTTTGACCTCTCTATGCTGACCGTGCAGGCTGGACCCTGCCAGAGCTGCCGCAAACTCACAGAGAACTTCATCaag GGCCTGGAGCGAACGGCCAATAAAAACTTTGGTGGTGGGAACACGGCTTGGGAAGAGGAGAAGCTGGCAAAATACGCCCGCAG cgaAACACGCCTGCTGGAGATCGTAGAAACAGCATGTGAGAAAACTGACTTTGAATGTAACAAACTGTTGGAACAGATAGAGGACCAGGTTGAGACATGGTGGTTCCACAG ACAGCAGGAAGCACCTGACTTGTTCGAGTGGTTGTGTATCGAAGAGCTCCGACTTTGCTGCCCAGCAGGTCGCTTCGGACCAGAATGTGCTG AATGCCCATCAGGTCCCGGCGGTGTCTGTGGAGGTCTTGGACGCtgtgagggagagggaacgcgcCTGGGagatggagagtgtgtgtgcgaccCTGGCTATTCGGGCCCTCTGTGTCAGGACTGCGCAGATGGATATTACAGAGAAAAGAATTCCAATCACTCGCAGCCACCCTGCTCAG CCTGCTATCACTCCTGTAAAAAGTGCACTGGTCCGCAAGACTACAAGTGTCTGGACTGCAAGCCGGGCTGGATCCTTCATGACAACAAGTGTGTGG ATGTGGATGAGTGCGGCACCGAGTTGGCTCGCTGCTCGTCCAACACTTACTGTTTCAACACTGATGGCTCGTACGAATGCAGAG GTTGTGATCAGGCGTGTGTAGGATGCATGGGCAGTGGTCCTGCTCGCTGTAAGAAATGCTCTCGAGGTTACAGACTCACTGGAGCTAAGTGTCTCG atgtgaatgagtgtaagGAGAAAGCAATAGCGTGTCCTGGACTGAACGAAGCATGTATTAATGAGGAGGGTTCATTCCGCTGTGAGTGCGCAGAGGGCTTTATACGCAGAGACAGCATCTGCGTGGAGAACCTGCCACCCT CCGATCCAGATAAAGGCTTATTTGACGACATGACGGATGACGAGGTGCTCGTCCTTCAGCAGATGTTTTTCGGCGTGGTGATCTGCGCGCTAGCCACACTAGCTGCTAAAGGAGACATGGTCTTCACTGCCATCTTTATTGGGGGCGTGGCTGCCATGGCTGGCTACTGGCTCTCGGAGAAAGGCGACCGCATGCTGGACGGCATCCTCAAAGGAcgttaa